In Kineococcus sp. NBC_00420, a single genomic region encodes these proteins:
- a CDS encoding IclR family transcriptional regulator: MQSVDRAVTILEVLAELGESGVTEISQRLDVHKSTAFRLVTALEGRGLVEQVGDRGKYRLGMAVVRLAGAVADQLDVTRRARPACEELAAATGETVNVAVADGDAAINVDQVRGASSVVTHNWVGERTPLHATSSGKVLMAFCPPVRSAGLSGRLRRFTDATLVRRRDLEEVLDKIAVDGYATTLEELEVGLHAVAAPVHGPDGTVVAAISVSGPAYRLTTERLLEVVPAVVEAAARASHALGGRP, translated from the coding sequence GTGCAGTCCGTCGACCGGGCCGTCACGATCCTCGAGGTCCTCGCCGAGCTCGGGGAGTCCGGGGTCACCGAGATCTCCCAGCGCCTCGACGTCCACAAGTCGACGGCGTTCCGGCTGGTGACCGCGCTGGAGGGCCGCGGGCTGGTCGAGCAGGTCGGGGACCGCGGCAAGTACCGGCTCGGGATGGCCGTCGTCCGCCTCGCCGGTGCCGTCGCCGACCAGCTGGACGTCACGCGCCGGGCCCGTCCGGCGTGTGAGGAACTGGCCGCCGCCACCGGGGAGACCGTGAACGTCGCCGTCGCCGACGGGGACGCGGCGATCAACGTCGACCAGGTCCGGGGCGCGTCCTCCGTGGTGACCCACAACTGGGTGGGGGAACGCACGCCGTTGCACGCGACGTCGAGCGGGAAGGTCCTGATGGCGTTCTGCCCGCCGGTCCGCTCGGCCGGTCTGTCCGGCCGGTTGCGCCGCTTCACCGACGCCACCCTCGTCCGTCGCCGTGACCTCGAGGAGGTCCTCGACAAGATCGCCGTCGACGGGTACGCGACGACGCTGGAGGAGCTCGAGGTCGGGCTCCACGCCGTGGCCGCGCCGGTGCACGGCCCCGACGGGACGGTCGTCGCGGCCATCAGCGTCTCCGGTCCGGCCTACCGCCTCACCACGGAACGGCTGCTCGAGGTCGTCCCCGCCGTCGTGGAGGCGGCCGCCAGGGCGTCGCACGCCCTCGGTGGGCGTCCGTGA
- a CDS encoding sarcosine oxidase subunit delta, giving the protein MQLIECPWCGPREEVEFHYGGQAHVAYPEVPAETSDEAWAEYLFFRDNTKGSFAERWSHSAGCRRWFNAVRDTTTYQFTTVYRVGERAS; this is encoded by the coding sequence GTGCAACTCATCGAGTGCCCGTGGTGCGGGCCGCGCGAAGAGGTGGAGTTCCACTACGGGGGCCAGGCGCACGTCGCCTACCCCGAGGTCCCCGCCGAGACGAGCGACGAGGCGTGGGCGGAGTACCTGTTCTTCCGCGACAACACGAAGGGGTCGTTCGCGGAACGGTGGTCGCACAGCGCGGGGTGCCGGCGCTGGTTCAACGCCGTCCGGGACACCACCACCTACCAGTTCACGACGGTCTACCGCGTCGGGGAGAGGGCCTCGTGA
- a CDS encoding glycine cleavage T C-terminal barrel domain-containing protein — protein MTQPFRIPTGGRVDRDRTLEFTFAGQTLTGHPGDTLASALLAHGIHQTGTSIRLGRPRGIGAAWAEDPGSLVQVEEPFPEPMLLASTLELFDGLVARGIPGQGKLAEVPDSAHYDRSHLHVDVLVVGAGPAGLVAALTAARTGARVAIVDEQSEAGGALLGGTDVLDGAPAAEWVAAVVAELAGFADVTHLQRTTAFGVYDDGFVLAVERRTDHLGASAPRNLSRQRVWRIRAEHVVVATGAHERPVVFADNDRPGTMLAGSARTYLHRYGVLAGSRGVVFTTNDSAYAAAFDLAAAGVPATVVDVRATVSEHLLRTAAALGVEVLPDSVVHGTTGVQRVTGASVSGAAGERELACDLLLVSGGWNPAVHLFSQARGRLHFDPVLGAFLPADEVRGMTVAGAANGTLDLAGTLARGRDAAVTVLTNLGLDLASPPALPEVAPEPLPADPALLWRVEGPPERQFVDVQRDATVADVHRAVGAGMRSPEHVKRYTTIGTAHDQGKTSGILTSGILSELLGAGPDAVGTTTFRPPYTPVGFATLAGRERGRLFDPERTGAVHAWHVAAGAVFEDVGQWKRPRYYPRPGEDVETAVLRECAAVRTSVGILDGSTLGKIDVSGADAGEFLDLLYTNLMSSLKVGRARYGVMCGPDGMVLDDGTVLRLADDRFLVYTTTGGAAKVLDWMEEWLQTEWPHLRVHLTSVTEQFSTFPVVGPRSRDVIAAVFGIDASAEAFGFMTWIDVEFEGVPVRLSRISFSGELAWEVNVAGWYAAPVWERLVAAGREFGITPYGTETMHVLRAEKGYPIIGQDTDGTVTPHDLGLGWAVSKKKVDFLGKRSFSRAENLDPLRKQLVGLLPEDAETVLPEGSQIVELVPGGVLGELPAPPVPMLGHVTSSYRSAFLGRPFALALVKGGHARTGERLSVPVNGSLVTVEVTSAVLVDPEGARRDG, from the coding sequence ATCACCCAACCGTTCCGCATCCCGACCGGGGGCCGCGTCGACCGTGACCGGACGCTCGAGTTCACCTTCGCCGGCCAGACCCTGACGGGGCACCCCGGCGACACCCTGGCCTCGGCGCTGCTCGCGCACGGCATCCACCAGACCGGCACGAGCATCCGCCTCGGCCGCCCCCGGGGGATCGGCGCGGCCTGGGCCGAGGACCCGGGCAGCCTCGTCCAGGTCGAGGAACCCTTCCCCGAGCCGATGCTGCTGGCCAGCACCCTGGAACTCTTCGACGGGCTGGTGGCCCGGGGCATCCCCGGCCAGGGCAAGCTCGCCGAGGTCCCCGACTCCGCCCACTACGACCGTTCGCACCTGCACGTCGACGTCCTCGTCGTCGGGGCGGGGCCGGCCGGTCTCGTCGCCGCCCTGACCGCGGCCCGCACCGGCGCCCGCGTCGCGATCGTCGACGAGCAGTCCGAGGCGGGTGGCGCGTTGCTCGGCGGTACCGACGTCCTCGACGGTGCCCCGGCGGCGGAGTGGGTCGCGGCGGTCGTCGCCGAACTCGCGGGGTTCGCCGACGTCACCCACCTGCAGCGGACGACGGCGTTCGGCGTCTACGACGACGGTTTCGTCCTCGCCGTCGAGCGCCGCACCGACCACCTCGGCGCGTCCGCCCCCCGGAACCTGTCGCGGCAACGGGTCTGGCGCATCCGGGCCGAACACGTCGTCGTCGCCACCGGCGCGCACGAACGCCCCGTCGTGTTCGCCGACAACGACCGACCGGGCACGATGCTCGCCGGGTCCGCCCGGACCTACCTGCACCGCTACGGCGTCCTCGCCGGGAGCCGGGGCGTCGTGTTCACCACCAACGACAGCGCCTACGCCGCCGCGTTCGACCTCGCCGCCGCCGGGGTTCCCGCGACCGTCGTCGACGTGCGGGCGACGGTGTCCGAGCACCTGCTCCGCACCGCCGCGGCGCTCGGGGTCGAGGTCCTCCCGGACTCCGTCGTGCACGGGACCACCGGGGTGCAGCGCGTCACCGGGGCGTCGGTCTCGGGTGCGGCGGGCGAGCGGGAACTCGCCTGCGACCTGCTGCTGGTCAGCGGCGGCTGGAACCCCGCGGTCCACCTCTTCAGCCAGGCCCGCGGCCGGTTGCACTTCGACCCCGTGCTGGGGGCGTTCCTGCCCGCCGACGAGGTCCGCGGCATGACCGTCGCCGGGGCCGCGAACGGCACCCTCGACCTCGCCGGAACCCTGGCCCGGGGTCGGGACGCCGCGGTGACCGTGCTGACGAACCTCGGTCTCGACCTGGCGTCCCCGCCGGCGTTGCCCGAGGTCGCCCCCGAACCCCTCCCGGCCGACCCGGCGCTGCTCTGGCGGGTCGAGGGTCCGCCCGAGCGGCAGTTCGTCGACGTGCAGCGCGACGCCACCGTCGCCGACGTCCACCGGGCCGTCGGCGCCGGGATGCGCTCGCCCGAGCACGTGAAGCGCTACACCACGATCGGTACCGCGCACGACCAGGGAAAGACCTCGGGAATCCTCACCTCCGGCATCCTCTCGGAACTACTGGGAGCCGGTCCGGACGCCGTCGGCACCACGACGTTCCGCCCGCCCTACACGCCGGTCGGCTTCGCGACCCTGGCCGGACGGGAACGCGGCCGGTTGTTCGACCCCGAACGCACCGGCGCCGTCCACGCGTGGCACGTCGCCGCCGGTGCGGTGTTCGAGGACGTCGGGCAGTGGAAGCGACCGCGCTACTACCCCCGCCCGGGGGAGGACGTGGAGACGGCCGTCCTGCGCGAGTGCGCCGCCGTCCGGACCTCGGTGGGCATCCTCGACGGTTCCACGCTCGGCAAGATCGACGTCTCGGGTGCCGACGCGGGCGAGTTCCTGGACCTGCTCTACACCAACCTCATGAGCTCGCTGAAGGTCGGCCGCGCCCGCTACGGCGTCATGTGCGGCCCCGACGGCATGGTCCTCGACGACGGCACCGTCCTGCGGCTGGCCGACGACCGCTTCCTCGTCTACACGACCACGGGCGGGGCCGCGAAGGTCCTGGACTGGATGGAGGAGTGGCTGCAGACCGAGTGGCCGCACCTGCGGGTGCACCTCACCTCAGTGACGGAACAGTTCTCGACCTTCCCCGTCGTCGGACCGCGCTCGCGCGACGTGATCGCCGCCGTGTTCGGGATCGACGCCTCCGCCGAGGCCTTCGGGTTCATGACCTGGATCGACGTCGAGTTCGAGGGTGTCCCGGTCCGGCTCTCGCGCATCAGCTTCTCGGGGGAACTGGCCTGGGAGGTCAACGTCGCGGGCTGGTACGCGGCCCCGGTCTGGGAACGTCTCGTCGCGGCCGGCCGGGAGTTCGGCATCACCCCCTACGGCACCGAGACGATGCACGTCCTGCGGGCCGAGAAGGGGTACCCCATCATCGGTCAGGACACCGACGGCACGGTGACCCCGCACGACCTCGGCCTCGGGTGGGCCGTGTCGAAGAAGAAGGTCGATTTCCTCGGCAAGCGGTCCTTCAGCCGGGCGGAGAACCTGGACCCGCTGCGCAAGCAGCTGGTGGGTCTGCTGCCCGAGGACGCCGAGACGGTGCTGCCGGAGGGTTCCCAGATCGTCGAGCTCGTCCCCGGTGGTGTGCTCGGGGAACTGCCCGCACCGCCGGTCCCGATGCTCGGGCACGTGACGTCCAGCTACCGCAGCGCGTTCCTCGGCCGGCCGTTCGCGCTGGCCCTGGTCAAGGGCGGGCACGCGCGGACCGGTGAACGCCTCAGCGTCCCGGTGAACGGTTCGCTGGTGACCGTCGAAGTCACCTCCGCCGTCCTCGTCGACCCCGAAGGAGCCCGTCGTGACGGTTGA
- a CDS encoding sarcosine oxidase subunit beta family protein, with translation MTTVDAFSRDPGDAVPHPPRTPGADLPEHPDFLWRNPEPKTSYDVVIVGGGGHGLATAHYLAKNHGITNVAVLEKGWLAGGNMARNTTLIRSNYLWDESAGIYEHSLKLWEGLEEDLGYPILFSQRGVLNLAHTLQDVRDSVRRVEANKLQGVDAEWLDADEVRKVCPIVNTSQDIRYPVLGATYQPRAGIAKHDYVAWGLARRADEAGIDIIQNCEVTGFRTDGDRVTGVRTTRGDIACGKVALTAAGNTSVLTDLLGFRVPIQSHPLQALVSELLEPVHPTIVMSNAVHVYVSQAHKGELVMGAGVDSYNGYGQRGAFHIIERQMAAAVELFPVFARAHLLRTWGGIVDVTPDASPIVGKTPFENVYLNCGWGTGGFKATPGVGSVFAHTVAHDEPHPLNAAFSLDRFVSGRLVDEHGAAAVAH, from the coding sequence ATGACCACAGTGGACGCCTTCTCGCGCGACCCGGGTGACGCCGTTCCCCACCCCCCGCGCACCCCGGGGGCGGACCTGCCGGAGCACCCGGACTTCCTGTGGCGCAACCCCGAGCCGAAGACGTCCTACGACGTGGTGATCGTCGGCGGTGGTGGGCACGGGCTGGCGACGGCGCACTACCTGGCCAAGAACCACGGGATCACCAACGTCGCGGTGCTCGAGAAGGGCTGGCTGGCGGGCGGGAACATGGCCCGCAACACCACGCTGATCCGCTCGAACTACCTGTGGGACGAGTCGGCGGGGATCTACGAGCACTCGCTCAAGCTGTGGGAGGGCCTCGAGGAGGACCTCGGCTACCCCATCCTCTTCAGCCAGCGCGGGGTGCTGAACCTGGCACACACGCTGCAGGACGTGCGGGACTCGGTGCGCCGGGTCGAGGCGAACAAGCTCCAGGGCGTGGACGCGGAGTGGCTGGACGCGGACGAGGTCCGCAAGGTCTGCCCGATCGTGAACACCTCCCAGGACATCCGCTACCCGGTGCTCGGGGCGACCTACCAGCCGCGGGCGGGGATCGCGAAGCACGACTACGTGGCGTGGGGTCTGGCGCGACGGGCGGACGAGGCCGGGATCGACATCATCCAGAACTGCGAGGTGACGGGTTTCCGCACCGACGGCGACCGGGTCACGGGCGTGCGCACCACGCGCGGCGACATCGCGTGCGGCAAGGTCGCGCTGACGGCGGCGGGGAACACGTCGGTGCTGACGGACCTGCTGGGTTTCCGGGTGCCGATCCAGTCGCACCCGTTGCAGGCGCTGGTGTCGGAACTGCTGGAGCCGGTGCACCCGACGATCGTCATGTCCAACGCCGTGCACGTGTACGTCTCCCAGGCCCACAAGGGCGAACTGGTGATGGGAGCCGGGGTGGACTCCTACAACGGCTACGGGCAGCGGGGCGCGTTCCACATCATCGAGCGCCAGATGGCGGCGGCCGTGGAGTTGTTCCCGGTCTTCGCCCGCGCCCACCTGCTGCGGACGTGGGGCGGGATCGTGGACGTGACCCCCGACGCGTCGCCCATCGTGGGCAAGACCCCGTTCGAGAACGTCTACCTGAACTGCGGCTGGGGGACGGGTGGTTTCAAGGCGACGCCGGGGGTGGGTTCGGTGTTCGCGCACACGGTCGCGCACGACGAGCCGCACCCGTTGAACGCGGCGTTCTCGCTGGACCGCTTCGTGTCCGGTCGCCTGGTCGACGAGCACGGCGCTGCCGCCGTGGCGCACTGA
- a CDS encoding sarcosine oxidase subunit gamma — protein MTVETLPRSHALSARADLTERTGGLVTVEEFQTGVSLRVPPGPGAAVVAGILGADLPVKNNTWTCTERGRAVWLGPDEWLVTEPAVSARGGLDLETTLRTAVTPFGGTAVDVSAQRVGLRLAGPHARAVLAKGCSIDVHPRSFAPNACAQTTLGQAGVVLLSLGSTGDAFTLLVRSSFAGYLADWLVDATLEFRS, from the coding sequence GTGACGGTTGAGACCCTCCCGCGCAGCCACGCCCTGTCCGCCCGCGCCGACCTGACGGAACGCACCGGCGGTCTCGTCACCGTCGAGGAGTTCCAGACGGGGGTGTCGCTGCGGGTCCCGCCGGGGCCCGGGGCCGCTGTCGTCGCCGGGATCCTCGGCGCGGACCTCCCGGTGAAGAACAACACCTGGACGTGCACCGAGAGGGGACGCGCCGTGTGGCTCGGCCCCGACGAGTGGCTGGTCACGGAACCCGCGGTGTCCGCCCGCGGCGGCCTCGACCTGGAGACGACCCTGCGCACCGCGGTGACCCCGTTCGGGGGGACGGCCGTCGACGTCTCCGCCCAGCGGGTCGGTCTGCGGCTCGCCGGTCCGCACGCCCGGGCGGTGCTGGCCAAGGGCTGCTCGATCGACGTCCACCCCCGCAGCTTCGCCCCGAACGCCTGCGCCCAGACGACGCTGGGTCAGGCCGGCGTGGTCCTGCTCTCGCTGGGCAGCACCGGCGACGCGTTCACCCTCCTCGTCCGGTCGTCGTTCGCGGGGTACCTCGCCGACTGGCTGGTCGACGCCACCCTCGAGTTCAGGAGCTGA
- a CDS encoding GntR family transcriptional regulator, whose product MSAETSLEPAPSLADQAYERLRDRLLVLDIRPGEPLHDDALAKEFGVGRTPVREAFKRLEADRLVVAYPRRGTFATTVDMTDLGQISEIRRALEPLAAAGAARRAGAAARSELRELARTVAGLHAEVDGGTLTQRELMRHDVEVHRSIYRHCGNAYLADVLVRHDNLATRIWCLVLDRLPTFAGHVGEHVALLEAIVAGDADEAARLAHEHVTGFEETVRGVL is encoded by the coding sequence GTGAGTGCGGAGACCTCGCTGGAGCCGGCCCCGTCGCTGGCCGACCAGGCCTACGAGCGGTTGCGCGACCGTCTGCTCGTCCTCGACATCAGACCCGGTGAGCCACTCCACGACGACGCCCTCGCCAAGGAGTTCGGCGTCGGACGGACACCGGTGCGCGAGGCGTTCAAACGCCTCGAGGCCGACCGCCTCGTCGTCGCCTACCCCCGCCGGGGCACGTTCGCGACCACCGTGGACATGACGGACCTGGGCCAGATCTCCGAGATCCGCCGCGCCCTGGAACCCCTGGCCGCCGCCGGTGCGGCCCGGCGGGCGGGTGCGGCCGCGCGCTCGGAGCTGCGCGAACTCGCCCGCACCGTCGCCGGCCTGCACGCCGAGGTCGACGGCGGGACGCTGACCCAGCGCGAGCTCATGCGTCACGACGTCGAGGTCCACCGCAGCATCTACCGGCACTGCGGGAACGCCTACCTCGCGGACGTCCTCGTCCGCCACGACAACCTCGCGACGCGGATCTGGTGCCTCGTCCTGGACCGGCTCCCGACCTTCGCCGGACACGTCGGTGAGCACGTGGCCCTGCTGGAGGCGATCGTCGCGGGCGACGCCGACGAGGCGGCGCGACTGGCCCACGAGC